A stretch of the Deltaproteobacteria bacterium genome encodes the following:
- a CDS encoding PD40 domain-containing protein → EIYVISATGQVLKRLTHNAAIDTSPTWSPDGSQLAFVSNRGGSPQIYVMSASGGGARRLTFRGSYNQEPDWCPRADTPLVAFTGRDERGHYDIFTVNVQSGEVKRLTQGQGSNQGPTWAPNGRLIAFSSSRGGVWVATPDGLNQQQVYRGQAETLSWGK, encoded by the coding sequence GAGATCTACGTCATCAGCGCGACGGGGCAGGTGCTGAAGCGACTCACGCACAACGCGGCCATCGACACCTCGCCGACCTGGTCCCCCGACGGCTCGCAGCTCGCGTTCGTCTCGAACCGCGGCGGCTCGCCGCAGATCTACGTCATGTCCGCCTCGGGGGGCGGGGCGCGGCGGCTCACCTTCCGTGGGAGCTACAACCAGGAGCCCGACTGGTGTCCGCGCGCCGATACGCCGCTCGTGGCCTTCACGGGGCGAGACGAGCGCGGCCACTACGACATCTTCACCGTGAACGTGCAGAGCGGCGAGGTGAAGCGGCTCACCCAGGGGCAAGGGAGCAACCAGGGGCCCACCTGGGCGCCGAACGGCCGCCTCATCGCCTTCAGCTCGAGTCGCGGGGGCGTCTGGGTCGCGACCCCCGACGGCCTGAACCAGCAGCAGGTCTATCGCGGCCAGGCCGAGACGCTTTCCTGGGGTAAGTAG